A region of the Anolis sagrei isolate rAnoSag1 chromosome 4, rAnoSag1.mat, whole genome shotgun sequence genome:
ATAGTTATGTGATACAGAAATAATTTACAAGTGAAAACAGGagtaagggaagggaaggagggtgcCGGGGGGTGGGTTGAGGAGAGCAGGCGCATGAGCAGCTTGAAGCAAGTTaaagaaacaaaacatacaaaatcaTGGAGCTTGGAAACCCAAGAACATAAAGAAAGTGCAAAGGAATAGGCCTGTTGCCCGGAGTCCCCTGCCAAGCACCAAGGATGGGAAGGGAGAGTTCATTGCACCCTAGCAGGggtggaggagaagcaggagctAACCAGACACCAGTCTCATTTGGAGAACTAGCACATTTGCACAGGGCACATGTTATCCTTAAATGCTTGGTCCTGAAAGATGGTTCCACTCAGATAACAAATCCAGTAGTGAAGTGGCATGGTCAAAATATGCTGAAATGTTACTATAGTTCCTCTTGGGCAGTAACAAcatggtattttttttatttcatgcacaaccAGATGCCTCTCTGGTTGAGCAAAACACAATTGGTGGTACTTAGTAACCACACTTCCCCTTCCGCAGTGATTTTATCTGGCACTGTCAGGATCTTCTTCCTCTTTGTGAATGCTTCAGCTCAACATAGCCAGGTAGCAACAGGGGCATCACTTCAAGCCATTGAAAACTCCCCAGCAATTCAAAATACAACAAAGCACCCAGAAAAGGGAGCAAACACGCTACTACCCTTGCTATAGCATACTGATTTGGCTGGAACTACATATATCCGAAGCTTTCCCGCTTAACTGGGATCAACGTGTTAGAAGTATggcacatatatataaataaaggaaAGCTCAAATACTTGCTGGGAACTCAGAAGTTCCAAAAGGAATAATCTGAAGAGAAATCAGGGGTAGGTGGGTAGTGCAAATAATGTATACAGggtacaagaaaaaaaaactggtAGAGACAGGTGATTTCACATCAAGCACTtgggcagggtgtgtgtgtgtatgtgtgctctTTTAAGCAGAACAGAAATGTAACACTCGAGTGCTTCTTTCTCTTTACTCAAAGCCAAGCATTAAGTGAAGTAGATAACTCACTTCACTTGCCTTTAGGTCTTGAAACTGAGGGTCTGACAGGAAAAGAGTGTAACTCCAAAGGGGATATAATTAGACAAGTGACAGCCTTAGTACCTACGCAAGCCCTGAGACTTAGGGAAGAGCATGTCAAGTAGACTACCTCGGCAGGAGAGTCTGTCTCACTAGTTAATACCATAATGTGAAAAAGGGTAATGGTTTTCACAATTCAACAGCCACTGCCACAATCAGAGGCGTGTCTGCCTACCTGCACACACTCTACAGGCCAATCCACAGAGCTGTCAATAGGTAGAGCCATTCCCAATATGGCAGCCCCACAAAACCGAGGGAGCCCAGCACACGTACCTTGCTGAAAGAGGGTTAGTGTAACTGATGTGACGACCAGAAAGAGCGCCTTGATGGGCGGGAAGTGGGCAGGCTCGTGGGCAAAGATGTGAACCAGCTGAGGATATATAAGAGAGAAGGAAAACTGAAGCCAGAGAAATCTGGTATGCCCAATTATACCCCACATTCTTAGTGCCCAAGCCCACATGAAGTCATTGGTGCCAAACCTAGCTAGCTGTCTTATCTATCTCAGCAAAGCTCTTACTAGTAACCTGCCAAAGGAGATAGGAGCCAATTAGCTTTGGAAATGTTtggtgtgtacatacacacagacGCCATCTTTATCCAACCTGGTGTTCTCCCTGGTACTCTTACGCTACTTTCATCTGGCCTGTTGTTGGATGACAATTAGCATCTTCCCAGGCCAGATAAGCCAATGGCCATGCTGAGGATGATTGGTTTTTAATAAATCATATTAAGAGGGCAACATGATAGAGAAGGTTGACATAACCATACAAGAAATGAAGGGGGATCATTTTCTGAGCATTCATACCTATTGGAAGGAGTGGCTAATCAAGGGCGGTGAACTGATTAACAGATATTAGCCTCCAATTTAATTTTAGCATCTATCAAAAATCTTGGATGTAAACTTACTTGCCGGGTGAGATCAATGGCAGATGCTTGAGGAATAGTGCTGTACATCTGGCTCAACATCTCACACAGTTGAGGCACCATAGGTGCAAAATCATCCAGGAGGGTCTTCACAGACTTCTCAAAAATGGAACACACAGACTGTGGAGACAATAAAACCTGCATCAAGGGAGAACTGGCTAATAATGTGTCCCTTTGCTAAAGACATATTCTACTTGGATCTAAGAGGGCCCTATTCCAGGATCAGCTTTCTCAGTATCCTTTGTTTTGATTAACAGAAATTTTATGGCCTATCCCGAACATCTCTGTATTTCAATTTGCTATTGTGAAATATCCGTTAACACTTATAGCCATAGGAAGTAATGCTGCTTCCCAAACGAAATGTCAACAACTTATACTTAGTTTGGTGTGAAGTAGTTCTACCTACAGGATCTCACATCTCTCATGCTCTTGTTCTCAGCCAAATATTTACCATTGTACCTACACAGAACCCAGAATCCCTTCTAATGTGCTAATTCCATTTTGTGGTAAAAATGAAGAAATCATTTTATTAGGAAAATTATTGTGGAGAGAATGAATAACCACTGCATAATTTTCCTTACATTCTTATGGCTTATTCGCACATGAAATCAGCAGGTAAGAGTCTCCCTCTGCTGAATCCAGAGCCTATCTGCTGCAATTGCTTCTGCCTTTCTAAACAAATAGGAAGTCTCCCACATACTCAACAGTTGTCACTTTTGTACCCTCATCTCAGTAGAATTCTCAGAACAGAAATTGGACTCTatccaaaaaaaaccctctagcCTTTAAAACAGTAATAAATTGATTAGCTTAGGTTTACAATTAAGATACACAGATCCTTTCCATTGATACCCAAGATAAACATACCTGATTCTTTGTGTGCTTATTTTCTCACCCACAGTCCAATGCTGGAATTGTCTCAACTCAGTGCACAAGAACTGAGGATGTAGTCCCACTAGCCAATACTAatagtaaaaaaggtaaaggtagtcccctgacattaaatccagtcatgtctgactctggggtgtggtgctcatctccatttctaagtcgaagagccagcgttgaagGCTTGCTTCAAAAGTTAGGCTTGCTTCAAAAGTTATTCGCTGAATTGCTGTACTGCCTACCTCTATGCTACAGCTGCTTGGCCAAGATAGCCTGACTGGGATAAAAGttgttgagggtttttttaacctgccACAAACATTACCTCTACAACTTGTGCATCATTCAACCATTTGCTGAGGACTTTCTGGATGAGCTGGAATACTTGCTGCAGCACCACCACTACCTACAGGAAGAGAGGATGGGGGAAGCATAGGAGGTCATTTTGGAATTGATCTGTTCCACCCTAGTACTGGAAATGGTAATTCAAATACAGGAAGTGAAAATGCATTACAGACTTTTCAAGACAGTGATTTTTCAAAAGTCAATGCAAATGAAACCTACACTTCTTTCTAAGGGGAGttctcagcacagctttgtttacTCAGCAGTCATGTCAAATAGCTTATGATCTGGggtggctgatctaatgtctCATGCAGATATGCAATGGAATACAAACACAGTTCCACAGCCCCCTTCCAACGAGTTAAAAGAAAACATAGTTAAATGGCAAGGGAGGTAACTAGTTCTCTGACTGAGTACAATCCAGGTACACAGTAACACCCACCGGATTTGGACCCTGTGGCACCGGCAGCTTCTTGACCTCTGTGCtttcatgatcatcatcatggtGGCTGATATCCAATGTAGTGAAGAGATTGGAGAGAAGGCCCAGGATGTGGATGATAGCCAGCTTGTTGGAAGGATTTGGCTGCAAGGCAAGGCATTACTATATTGGCGGACCCAGGTAATGGGCCACTAACATATTTCAGGCTGGTAACAGGTATTTCAGGTTGTTTATATGGACAAAAGAACCATATAACCTTTCAACCCTGAAAAGTTTTCATTCTCATCAGATATTCCACTTTCCTAGTTTTTAGAACTAGGGATAGAATAGGAGTAGGCATgtaggcctgggggggggggggggggggggcttgaggggcttcagcccccccccccccgaaattctcatggtggttcgtgaaaagaccttactggtgcattatttaaactgctatgtttattcatatcatgatctgatcactatactcaatatatcccatatgcatgggggtactggggtaacaatacaaaaggtttgctagggtagaccctctttcactcagactcagccccccccccccgaaacaaactcccccccccccccccgaatcgaaatcctggctacgggcctgaatagGAGTGAGGGAAAAAATCAGAGATTCACCAGACAAGCAGGGAATCAGAAGACCAAGGGCTTATAAAACTAGGTGGGGATTCtaaaaaataaatcatatatagGCAACATCCAGCTGGTAGCCAAaaagccatagtagttaaagatGTTGCTTATAGCAAAGAAAAATATACTTGGTTTTCCTTACGGAAACAGAACCATCCAAGTGATTTTGCTCACCGTTTCATCAGCCAATTTCTCCAGTTGCTGGATGTAAGGAGTTATGAGTGAATGCAGGTTCTTCAAGATCTCTTCTACTTGGAGGGCAGACAGCAGGAAACCCAGAGCTTGCATCAACCACATGCACTGACTTGTCTGAAGGAAAGAACAAGTGGGCAATGTTTcactttcaatttttatttttggctggTATCCTATTGGTAGTTCTAAGGAAAGCAGACCCATTCAATCAATTACTGATAAATCAAAACATAGCGAAATCCAAATGATTCAATGGCTCTCATCAAACTGGGACTAACAACAGAATTTACGTCCTCATTTCATTTTCATGTTATTTACTTTTAACTCCATGCTATTACTCAACCACAAGTTTTATGTTTAAGATGTGTTGTATGATGGTGCAGGCCAGATTTAGTGGCAAGACTCCAGAACCGAGTAGCCATGTCAAGAGTCTTGAAATACACATAAATACAGGCAAGGCTCATGTTACCTTTAGTCAAAAAAATGGTGAGAGGCAAACAGAATTCTATTTGAATTCTATCTTTGGGGAGTGGGCATTAGTTTCTATACTCTTTTCTTTAATCTTATTGGCTATAGCAGGAGGGTCAAACTTATTTCCATtgaaggccacatcagccttatagttACCTTTAAAGGGCTGTTGAATTCATGGGTGGAGAATCAGTGGATACAGAGAACCAACTATATATTTTTATAGAGTGGTCAatgttctttagtttttacccagtttgggtccctagatgttactgaatgacaactccaaacacttttgattatctgctatGTGGACTGGGAAAAATGGGAACTGCAAACCAACAGCATTTGTGGCTCTgagattggggaaaggttaaaggacattttaaagtcaggcatcatatccacaagtcttgtatctaaattcaaactctACTATCCTTACGAAACAGAACAAATTGCAGCTTCCCACATGTTACTGTAGCACAACAACCATTAGctttagtcatgatgtctaatgatgaaaaTACAGAAGATGCAGTCCGGCATCTGGAGTgtcacataaaatgatatggCAGGCTGCAGCTGGACAACAAgttttgagtttgacacatgtggggTATAGAATTGATTTTGCCAAAATAATAACCTGAGAGGTAGCAAGAGGTTTTTATATATTCCTTAATCTTCTGTACCAAAGAAGAAAATAAGCATCTCACCTTGTGAATCTGTTTCATTAGCACATCCTACGGAGGGAAAAATGAGAGAAAGTTGATTTTCTTTTGATAGCAGAGGTTACTTACAGTATCCGCTGACAACTATGAGATCCAAACATGGTCTTGGAATACAAGGATGGGGAGGTGTTCCAGGGAAAAGGCTGGCAAAAAAGGATTTGCTCTTTCTGGGATAGTTTGCAATGGAGAAGGGGCATCTGAGGTTCATTACAGGAAACTTGTTATGCGTGGTTCACACTTGACTTCCATCATGCCAGCAAGGGTCAACATTTTTGTTCCCTGACATATGTTGCAAATATAGCTTGTCATTTTTCAGTAGGGAGTTTCACTCCACAGACTGTGTTCAAGCAAGCAAAGGACTAAACTTCATTTAGATAGAATCCTTCCCACAACAGTATCTTAAAACCTATTACCTCTTGAGCTGCCAAGAGGGGTGAACAGCTATCTTGATACTGATAGATTCAAACAGTTCTTACAGTTTCATGCCTTCAAATATTTGTATGCTGAAAAAGCACAACAGACATTGACTCTATTGAATTTTGCTACTCTCCTTATTTCTTCTGTTCTGACTCCCATAGAATTATCCTCTTTCACATATAGATTTGCATATAGCTCAAAATGAGGATCAGCCATTTAAGGCTTTACACAGGAACCATGATCTTAGATTTGGGGTGAATAACCTCTTTGAAGTCTAGGGTTCAATTCTCTTAGAAGAAAAGTAGTCAGTGGCCACCCAAGAATGGTGGACATAGCCAAATTCATTTCCCTTTCATCCATGCACAAAGCATATATATACCTACAGCCATCCCATTAATTCATTCACCTTCCCACCATGCATACCACATAGAACATAAACCATATGAGtatattataaaaaataaaaaatcaatgcTTCAGTTTCCTCATAGATGAGGAAGCAGACACAGGAAGGTAGTAGATTTGCAGTAGGGCAGGAAAGATGGACCTGTCTGACCGATGTTTAACAGAGATCTGGGCTGCATTCAGCCCACAAGCTGAAGATCCCCACCTCCCCATATTGCCTCCCACAGATCTTTATGTTGGTTACCTGAGAGACAGCAACAATGTTGGCAGCATAGGGAGGCAAGTCATATTTGCATTCACGGCAGATCTTCTTGAGGGTGGAGACACTAGAGATAGATAACTCTGGATTGCCCAGAGCTTGCAACACCAGGGGTAGGACATTATTGATCATGACAGGATGGTCAGCCAACCACTCTGAAAGGGCCCCTAGATAGAGACAGAACACATGTGACACAGTCAAAGCTAGTCTGCACCTTTGCTCAAACATTAATGGTGCAATGGACAAACCCAAACACCCATTCTTGCTTATACTTTTGGGCACTAGGGCCCAGCAGTCATTTCAAAAACAGAGCCGACCAGCAGAGCTAGACAGCCTTTCAATCTCTGAGAGCCTGTCCCTTCAAGACCTCCCTCCTTCATACCCAGCCTCCTCACCAATAGTAAACATGACCGTATCGGCAAGCTGCACATTGCTGATGCTGATGTGAGGGATGAGCCCAATGAGGCCAGGCACCACATCTGAGTAGTTGACATCTATGGTCTCCGCAATGGATTGGAACCCATAAAGCAAAGCCTCTGTATGCTGCCAGAGAAAAGTGTTTGTCAATTGAGTCCATGGTCTGTCTGTAATGCTCCACTTCTAAACCCTACCTGGATGTAGGCAATGTAGAGCCAACAAATACATTAATAAACACTGTGCCAAGAGTCAGACAGCATGGTTCAATCTCTCTGTACAAGGACAGACTAAGATACAGTGTTTATATTGAtattgttttacttattgttttgatttagtTTGACTGTCTGTTattatggcattaaatgtttgtcacTTTTTGTTTGGAaacaactgccccccccccccccaggagatagggtgggttataaataaagtattattattattattattattattattattattattattattccaggctATGTTCTGCCAAAGTTAAAGGATATTATGCTTTATTATGCAACATTGGCATCCCTTATACAGTGTTAAGGTTTCCAAGTGCCTGGATTGTAAATGATGGCTCAGGTTGCAATCTTGCTTGGTTGTCAAAGTGATGAATGAGAAGTCCCAGAAGTCAGTGATGTTTGACACCCATCACTGTTTGCTGCGCCAGTTATGTACAGAGGACACACCAAGGTGAGCAGATACATGCCGATTAGATGCCATACAGACACCCCTGGCCCGGCATTGCTAGTGGCATGAAACAGGAGAAGCAACCAAGCATTCTTTTCCAAACTAAAAGGAAATATGTTTCTCATACAAATAGAAATGAATCTGTTACACCCCTTAATTTTACCACTGAAAGAAATCCAAATCTTAAGCATATAAAGCCCTACAGTAATAACAAAACTTGTGATTAGAAACAATTTCTATGTAGGCGAAACTAGTTAGATATTCTCTATTTGGACTTAATCTAGTCAGCTGCTGGCATCACTTTGCAGAGAATGTATTCATGAATTTTGCAACTTTATTGTCAAAAATCCTTGCCCAATTTAACCAGTGCTGTAGAATGGTGTGAACTGTACCGAAATGACTTCAAAAACTTTCAAGTGTCAAACATTAGGACAAGAAATAGACAATAGAAAGCTTGGGATTCAATTGATGCTTTTAGTGGCCGCTTTAAGACAGAAACTCATAGGCAAGCTACAAAAAAAATGTCAAGTCTTTAATTTGGGTCCAAAACTTAAAACTTTTCATAAATTGTAAAATCTGATTGATCTAGCCAACACAGTGTTTTGAGAACATAGAATTATCCACTCTTCTATGCAACTTCATTCCACCTTAATGCCTCTTTTTCACATTCCTGGCCACCATTATTTCTATTATCCTCCAAAATTTGCAGCATCTTCCATCTCTATTCAACCTTCCCAATTTTATAACGGCAGTTAAGGGCTGGAAATCTATTTGAAAATTCCCACTCACCTGCCAGGAAGATGGTTGCTCTGTGTTGGTTAGGAGGCGACCCAGTTTGTCATATAAGCTGCTCAGCAGCTCAGCTCCCAACATTTCATACACGTACATCAAAGTGTCTGAGATATCCACTCTAAGAGGCAAAAGAGCAAAGAATCACTGATCAATCTCTCCTGCAGAATGAAGCTGGACCGAAACTGTTGATACAACTTCTAACCAATTTATAGACACAACAACTTTCCCTTTGTTCCTGTGGGCAACATTAAAGGATGGTGTCAGGCAAAAGGTCATACCGATATATCCGGAACTGTTCCTTCTCATCAGAGGACCAGCAGCTGTACTCCTCATCAGAAGGAAACTGAGCTTTGTGCAGGAGCACATCCACCAGCTGGAAATATACAGGACGATATACCTGCTGGTACATGGCCTGCTTTTCTGGATCAAAAGACAGGATATCATCCTGTAAAGAAAAAGTTCATTCCATACATGTAAACTGGAAATATTAACTTAGAGCTCCAATCAGCTAATGCAACACAAGCAATTTCCAAGCATTTTAGAGCAGTCAGAAGGAACAATCACTTTTAATAAAATGTCAATGTGGGGAACTCAGTTGTCTGATATTATCATGACTAGTTTAAAGTCCAGTTTCCTGTCACAGCAATGCCATCCCCACCCAGGAAAAAAGAGAAGCTGACACAGGTTTACGTGTTTCCACTACCTTGTTCTCATCTACACAGACACTTCTAGGCATGGGGGGAATTAATCAGTTTCTTCAGTATAACCACATGTGCTCCATGGAAGATACCAGGGACTCCTATGCTGCTATACGGTGTGCCTTGGAAAAGATTACACTGCAAGCAGGACTGATATACAAATAGAAAGGGACAGCAGGAAGGAACTCTGGGCCACTGAGTTCAAACACAGCAAAG
Encoded here:
- the IPO13 gene encoding importin-13 isoform X3 → MDRRGEAPLQLQQNLDFTVENVEKALHQLYYDPNIENKNLAQKWLMQAQVSPQAWHFSWLLLEMDKVPEIQYFGASALHIKISRYWNDIPTDQYESLKSQLFSHITRFASGSKIVLTRLCVALASLALNMMPDAWPCAVADMVRMFQAEDSNVDGRARCLALLELLTVLPEEFQTSRLPQYRKGQVRSVLAQECSSVFPLLEQLLQQQDSPSFIKQKVLKCFSSWVQLEIPLLECESLIQAAFTSLHDPELFDTAVEAIVNAISQPDAQRYVNTLLKLIPPVLGLQEQLRQAVQSRDMETSHGICRIAVALGENHSRALLDQVDHWQSFLALVNMIMFCTGIPGHYPVNETTSSLTLTFWYTLQDDILSFDPEKQAMYQQVYRPVYFQLVDVLLHKAQFPSDEEYSCWSSDEKEQFRIYRVDISDTLMYVYEMLGAELLSSLYDKLGRLLTNTEQPSSWQHTEALLYGFQSIAETIDVNYSDVVPGLIGLIPHISISNVQLADTVMFTIGALSEWLADHPVMINNVLPLVLQALGNPELSISSVSTLKKICRECKYDLPPYAANIVAVSQDVLMKQIHKTSQCMWLMQALGFLLSALQVEEILKNLHSLITPYIQQLEKLADETPNPSNKLAIIHILGLLSNLFTTLDISHHDDDHESTEVKKLPVPQGPNPVVVVLQQVFQLIQKVLSKWLNDAQVVESVCSIFEKSVKTLLDDFAPMVPQLCEMLSQMYSTIPQASAIDLTRQLVHIFAHEPAHFPPIKALFLVVTSVTLTLFQQGTQTETRLVPV